The following DNA comes from Alienimonas californiensis.
GCCGCCGGCGGCGTGCAGCACGGCCCACGGCTCCGCCTTCGGCCACGGGGCGCCGGCGTCGAGCCACTTCTTCAGAACCGCCTTCTCCGCTTTTGAGAGCGGCGGACCGTCCGGGGGCATCGTGTCGGAGTCGACGTATTGCCACAGCGGGCTGTCGTCCGCCTTACCGGCGACGACCGCGGCGCCGTTCACCCCGCCGGCGGCCAGCCGATCGCGGTGCGACAGATCGAACCCGCCCTTCCGCGAGGTGGGGCCGTGGCACTCCAGGCAACGTTTCGCCAGGACCGGGGCGACCTCCGCGAGGAACCGGCGTTCCTCCCCGGTCGTGGCCGGCGCGCCGTCGGCCGCTCTCAACCCGCCGGCGACGACTCCGCACCACAACGCCGCAACGACGAACGGACGGCACGCGTCAAGCACGCCTGAGCCTGGAGTGGAGGAGCGAGACCCCGGAACGGAGTCCTTCGATGCGAGCGTATCGCTCCCCCGATTCCGAAACAATCGCCGGGCGCCCCTCCCCGCGGGGCAGGGCGGGGCGGGGGTCAGCGGGGCGTTTTTGCGTCCACTTCGAAGATCGCCTCGACCTCCACGCAGACGCCGCCGGGCAGGCTGGCGATGCCCAGGGAGCTGCGGGCGCAGCGGCCCTGACTGCCGAACACCTTCGTGAGCACCTTGCTGAAGCCGTTGACCACCGCCGGGATGTCCGTGAACTCCGGCGTGCAGCGGACGAAGCCGGTCACCTTCACCGGCCGCACGACGTGGTTCAGGCTGCCGATCTCTTTCCGCACCGTGGCGAGCATCTGCCGGGCGACGTATTCCGCGGCCTGCTGGGCGGTCTCCACGTCCACGTCCTCGCCCACCCGGCCGACGTAGCGCACGTCCGAGGCCGGGGGAATGTGGCCGGAGAGGTACAACAGGTTCCCGCACCGCACGATCGGCTCGTAGACGCCGGCCGGCTCCGGCGGGGCGGGCAGGTTGATCGATTCGTCGAGCAGAACTTCTTCGGGCGTCATGGGGAAAGGCAGAAGGGGGAGGGCGGAGGGTGGAAGGAGGGCACGATACCAAAGTGCCGCCGGGTCTCCTCTCGCTCCACCACCTCTTCCTTCCGCCTTCCGCCCTCTATCCTTCCGCCTTGGCGCAAGGGTGCGGCGGCGGGGACGCTCGCACGGAGCCTGCCCAACCGGAATACTTTCGCTCCGGGAATGATCCGCGTCGCCTCCGGCGCCGTTTCGCCCGACACGTCCAACCGCCCGAATCGCCGCCGATGCCCGCTTCGCCCGCACTCCCGCCGGTTTCGCTGATGAGCGTTTCGCCGCCGCTGGCCCAGTTGAACGACCTGTTCGAGGGCGGCGGTCTCTGGGCGATCGTGGTCATCGCCGGGGTGGCGATGGCCGCCCTGCTGGGCTTCGTGTTCCTGGTGCTGTTCGCCCGGTACTTCAAGCTGTGGTTGCGGGCGTTCTTCAGCGGCGTGCGCGTCTGGCCCTGGACGCTGGTCTTCATGAGCCTGCGGAAGGTGAACCCCTCCGTAATCGTGGACAGCAAGATCATGGCGGTGCAGGCCGGCATCCCGCCGATCTCCACCGACCAGATGGAGGCCCACTATCTGGCGGGCGGCAACGTGCGGAACATCATCCGGGCCCTGATCGCCGCCGAACGGGCCAGCATCGACCTCGACTGGCAGACCGCCGCCGCGATCGACCTCGCCGGCCGGAACGTGCTCGAAGCCGTTCAGACCAGCGTCGACCCGAAGGTGATCGACTGCCCGGACCCCCGCCGCCACGGCCGCAACACGCTCGACGGCGTGGCGAAGGACGGCATCCAGCTGAAGGCCCGCGCCCGCGTGACGGTGCGGACGAACATCCAGCAGCTCGTCGGCGGGGCGACGGAGGAAACGGTCATCGCCCGGGTGGGCGAGGGGATCGTCTCCGCGATCGGGTCCTCGGCCTCCCACAAGCTGGTGCTGGCGGACCCGGTGATGATCGCCAAGGCGGTGCTGGCGAAGGGGCTCGACAGCCAGACGGCCTACGAAATTGTCTCGATCGACATCGCCGACATCGACGTCGGCGACAACGTCGGCGCCCGCCTGCAGGCCGACCAGGCCGAGGCCGACATGCGGATCGCCCGGGCCAAGGCCGAGGAACGCCGGGCGATGGCCGTCGCGAACGAGCAGGTCCAGCGGGCGGTCACGCAGGAGAACCAGGCGAAGGTCGTGCTGGCCGAGGCGGAGATTCCCCTCGCCATGGCCGAAGCCTTCCGCCGCGGCGGCCTCCGGGCCGACGAGAATGGCAACGTCCACGAACCCCGCGGCCACGCCGGCAACGGGCAGGCGTCCGTCGGGGCGTGAACCGTGGCCGAGTACCAGCTGCTCCTGTTCGCCGGATGCCTGCTGGTCGGTTCGACGCTCGGGGCAGGTCTGGTTTTCTGGAAGCCGCGGTGGCTCTTCCCGCCGCCGGAGAAGCTGAAGGCGGTCGAGCGGTTTCATCAGAAATACGACTGGATCGTCTTTGTCATCGGGGTCCCCTTCGGCCTCGTCATGGCGAAGGGCGCGTTTGAACGGTCGTTGGATCTGTTCGCATGGTTCTTCGTCGGGATGGCGCTGCTCAACGTCGTCGCCCTCGCCCTGACGGTCGGCGGCCGTTTCACCACGCAGCGCAAGTCCGAGGACAGGCCCCCCGCGGAGCGATAGGCGCCGGTCGCCGCGGCGCCGGCCGGGCTCCGAGGGACTTCGTCCCTCGCTCCGCCTCCGCCGTGCCCACTCCTTTTATCTGTTTCTGCTCGGCCTGCACGTCTGCTGCACGGTCGTCGCGGCGGTCGATACGTGGCGCGTTCGGGAGGACGTTCCCTGGGCCGGCGGGCTGACTGACGCGGTGGTCCGTGACGCTGCTGTTTGCGGGGCTGCTCCTCTTAGATCTACTTGTCCTGCCAGCGGGGCTGATACTGGCGATGACTAGCCGCAGCGGCACCGTCGGGCAGGCCGCATTGGAACTGAGGATGTGGGGCTTCGGGCTGGTTCTGCCCGCGATTCCGTTCACTGTGTCGGGCGCTCTTGCGGCGGGAATCGCGGCGGCGGTGCGGGAGGCCCGCGGGATCGGGGGCGGGGGGGCGTCGTTCGCGGCGTGGGTCTTTGGCAGGGGATTGCTGTTCGCCCACCTCGTGCTCTGGGTAATGTTCGGGGCGATTCCGACGGTCTG
Coding sequences within:
- a CDS encoding RidA family protein, whose amino-acid sequence is MTPEEVLLDESINLPAPPEPAGVYEPIVRCGNLLYLSGHIPPASDVRYVGRVGEDVDVETAQQAAEYVARQMLATVRKEIGSLNHVVRPVKVTGFVRCTPEFTDIPAVVNGFSKVLTKVFGSQGRCARSSLGIASLPGGVCVEVEAIFEVDAKTPR
- the floA gene encoding flotillin-like protein FloA (flotillin-like protein involved in membrane lipid rafts); this encodes MPASPALPPVSLMSVSPPLAQLNDLFEGGGLWAIVVIAGVAMAALLGFVFLVLFARYFKLWLRAFFSGVRVWPWTLVFMSLRKVNPSVIVDSKIMAVQAGIPPISTDQMEAHYLAGGNVRNIIRALIAAERASIDLDWQTAAAIDLAGRNVLEAVQTSVDPKVIDCPDPRRHGRNTLDGVAKDGIQLKARARVTVRTNIQQLVGGATEETVIARVGEGIVSAIGSSASHKLVLADPVMIAKAVLAKGLDSQTAYEIVSIDIADIDVGDNVGARLQADQAEADMRIARAKAEERRAMAVANEQVQRAVTQENQAKVVLAEAEIPLAMAEAFRRGGLRADENGNVHEPRGHAGNGQASVGA